From Harpia harpyja isolate bHarHar1 chromosome 19, bHarHar1 primary haplotype, whole genome shotgun sequence, one genomic window encodes:
- the KCNA2 gene encoding potassium voltage-gated channel subfamily A member 2: protein MTVATGDPADEAAALPGHPQDTYNPETDHECCERVVINISGLRFETQLKTLAQFPETLLGDPKKRMRYFDPLRNEYFFDRNRPSFDAILYYYQSGGRLRRPVNVPLDIFSEEIRFYELGEEAMEMFREDEGYIKEEERPLPENEFQRQVWLLFEYPESSGPARIIAIVSVMVILISIVSFCLETLPIFRDENEDMHGSGLSHPPYSNSSMGYQQSTSFTDPFFIVETLCIIWFSFEFLVRFFACPSKAGFFTNIMNIIDIVAIIPYFITLGTELAEKPEDGQQGQQAMSLAILRVIRLVRVFRIFKLSRHSKGLQILGQTLKASMRELGLLIFFLFIGVILFSSAVYFAEADESESQFPSIPDAFWWAVVSMTTVGYGDMVPTTIGGKIVGSLCAIAGVLTIALPVPVIVSNFNYFYHRETEGEEQAQYLQVTSCPKIPSSPDLKKSRSASTISKSDYMEIQEGVNNSNEDFREENLKTANCTLANTNYVNITKMLTDV from the coding sequence ATGACAGTTGCTACTGGAGATCCTGCAGACGAAGCTGCAGCTCTTCCCGGTCACCCGCAGGACACATATAACCCTGAGACCGACCATGAATGCTGCGAGAGGGTGGTCATTAATATTTCAGGTCTGCGCTTTGAGACACAGCTCAAGACACTAGCCCAGTTTCCAGAGACCTTACTAGGGGATCCTAAAAAGAGAATGAGATATTTTGACCCACTCCGGAATGAGTATTTCTTTGACCGGAACAGACCAAGCTTCGATGCGATTTTGTACTATTACCAGTCTGGTGGGAGGTTGCGGAGGCCGGTTAATGTGCCCTTAGATATCTTCTCGGAAGAGATTCGTTTCTATGAACTGGGGGAAGAAGCGATGGAGATGTTTCGGGAGGATGAAGGTTACatcaaagaagaggaaagacccTTGCCTGAGAACGAGTTTCAGAGACAAGTGTGGTTGCTCTTTGAGTACCCTGAGAGCTCAGGCCCTGCCAGGATTATAGCTATTGTCTCCGTCATGGTGATTTTAATCTCCATCGTCAGCTTTTGCCTGGAAACTTTGCCCATTTTTCGGGATGAGAATGAAGACATGCATGGCAGCGGGCTGAGCCACCCCCCCTACTCCAACAGCAGCATGGGGTACCAGCAGTCCACCTCTTTCACAGACCCCTTCTTCATCGTGGAGACACTTTGCATCATCTGGTTCTCCTTCGAGTTCTTGGTGAGGTTTTTCGCCTGCCCCAGCAAGGCTGGGTTTTTTACCAACATCATGAACATTATAGACATCGTAGCCATCATTCCCTATTTCATCACCTTAGGGACGGAGCTGGCCGAGAAGCCGGAGGATGGTCAGCAAGGCCAGCAAGCCATGTCCTTGGCCATCCTTCGAGTCATCCGCTTGGTGCGGGTCTTCAGGATCTTCAAACTCTCCCGACACTCCAAGGGGCTGCAGATCCTGGGGCAGACTCTCAAGGCCAGCATGCGGGAGCTGGGCCTCttgatatttttcctcttcatcgGCGTCATCCTCTTCTCCAGCGCCGTCTACTTTGCCGAGGCCGACGAGAGTGAGTCCCAGTTCCCGAGCATCCCCGATGCCTTCTGGTGGGCCGTGGTTTCCATGACGACTGTTGGCTACGGAGACATGGTCCCCACGACCATCGGGGGGAAAATAGTGGGTTCCTTGTGTGCCATTGCTGGCGTATTAACGATTGCCTTACCGGTGCCCGTCATAGTGTCTAACTTCAATTACTTCTACCACCGGGAGacggagggagaggagcaggctCAATATTTGCAAGTAACCAGCTGCCCAAAGATCCCCTCTTCCCCTGAcctaaagaaaagcagaagtgcCTCTACGATTAGTAAGTCTGATTATATGGAGATTCAGGAAGGCGTAAACAATAGCAATGAGGATTTTAGGGAGGAGAACTTGAAGACAGCCAATTGCACCCTAGCTAACACAAACTATGTGAATATCACCAAAATGCTAACCGATGTCTAG